The DNA sequence TTTCTGTTTTAGATTCTGTCACTCACAGTTGAAAAATTACACATCTCTATATGCTTCACAAGTGGGAAAATCTGCAAAATTGGCAGTGTACTGTGTACCAATACTTGTTCTCCCCACTGTAAACAcagaacatcaacatcagcaataTATCTGTGTGCATTATAATGACACATTTAGGAGTTGGTGTATAATCTGTCCATGGAGGAGGGTCTTACCGGTCATAGAAAATGGGGCCCAGGCACATCTCCAGATGTCCTCATATGGAGTTTCACAATTTCATGTCTTCATTTCAGAAAGTGCAATAACTTTCTGTGAGTCTCCGCTGTTCGTTGACCCTCCATGTGAAGGCATCATTGTCAGGGCCAGTATTGATTTACTTCTTTCCAGGGAAAAGTGTCCATTTAACATGCAGATGTGTAGCTTTTTCACCAGAATCATGCACTTAAGATCAGTAAATAAATGGCTGTTGCGTACATTGGTATCATCTTCAAATACATCTCTCTTAAGAAAGTTAGAATATAATATATTTTATCAAAACCAATGTCCTGTTCACATCCCAAAAAGAGAATAAAGGAAGTACAGGCTCATTTTTATCCCCCACTTAAAGCACTGCCTGAGAGGTACACTTTACTAATATAATAGTCTGAAGCCCATTTATATTCTTGTGCATTTATATGTTGCTGTGCATAACAACCTCTGAAAGAAGTGCAAAAAATATAATTGACTTAACCTTGAGAAGAAATATACAAGGAATGTTTGTGGTGTGACAAACTGACATGTTGCAAATCAGTTGGGTCTGATATGCCGACAGTGTTAAATAATCGGGCCTTAACCTAAATCACTGCCTCATCCTTCTTTATATGTACGAAGAACTGtaaacttttgtttttctttcagaatCTTAGTCCTGTGATACCAGGTTGATACCCAGGTAAATGGGTTTGATTCAAGAGGCATGTTTTGCTTCAGATAATTGTGCCTTCAGACTTCTCTTGGCTTACACAGGACACCAACGTTTGCCTACAGTCCTGGACACGGTACGCTACTCCTGAGTATCACAACAGTAGTCAATTATCTGGGACGAAGTTCTGCTTTCAGACATGGCTGTTCATTTATCATTTGAGCTCAGGGGGTGATTCTAGTGTCAAAGATCTGTTTCTGGGTTTGCCTCTGGCAACATATCATTTaaggaaaaaatatatactttattttgcttttttttaactgtattgTAACCtactatatttatgtatttgtaaGATTTCCGAGATATTGAAACCAGTGAATGTTGGTACGATgctacaaaagaaaacaaaccagttGTTGCATTTGATAAGCTGAACAAATCAGACGGAGTGAAATCTATTTTTTGGTTCTCAGTAAAACTTTGATGGAGAATGTCACTTGCAATTGTATTTTCAGAACTGACTTGTGAACAAAATGGGGCAGTTAGGGTAAGCTAACTCTTATTTTCATAGAGATTAATAATAACCCATCAGGAACAGTTAATGTCTTACTGTCGGGTACTTAATGCCAAGGACAAAAAACCAGACTGCCACTTGTGTTATAAAACACCATCTTGTTGTGTAGAAAATATATCTCtacatatacatacatgtatgtatgtatatatatttagaatAGGTGATGAATGAACTGCATGGAAACGAGCCTTGAATGTTTTTGGGGTGTCTGAGCAGCTTAGTTAGACACAGATGATGTTGGTGAATGTGGACCCTGCATCCCTCAAAGCCAAAGGCCCAGGCTCACCTTACAAATGTTCTTTTCGTCCACTCACATCCTCAACAGCCTCACATctttaaacaacaaaaagcctCGGCAGCACCTCTGGACCATAATAAAAAGTTAATGTATAGCAACTAAATAAGTGTTTATTGCAACACCTCGGTCCATAtgctatttttatttcattagaAAGCGTTGTACATCTGTCAGTGGTGttgaatattttgtttttctgtacTTTAAATTTCTCGTGAACAAATTAATGGGCTTTTACATGCTGTCGGCCCTGCCATCTCATTAAAACAAGGGGTATCATCTTGAAAGAGTTCAAAACTAATGTGATCTCTTCTTGACTGGATTGAGTGGTGCACAATTAAACATGGAGCATGAACACGTCCGCTGTTGTCGATTCTGTAGAGTCCCTAATAGAAGCTGTGGAGGCTGTCAGTACCAAAtatttgttacttctaggcttaTGTTCAATACTCGCAAATAAATCTGAAAAGCCTCCTGCTGATCCAAAAGGCTCCAGCGACAGTTCTTAGCCAGGGTAATCACATTTCACATGCTGAGTGAGTGCACCAGATCATTGATTGCAACAGAGTCTATATGGATTGTTTAACTAAATTGAGTTGAATGACAGAAACTTCAGATATATGAAGATCATGTTAACTTTTGGTGCACAATCAAACCTAGAATCCTCTTGCTTTGCCTTGTATCTGTCCTCATCTGGCTAGAAGATTTTAAGAGTAGGAATATATTCTTCAACCTCAACTGATGGCACTGAAGGTCACTGTTGGTGTTTAACGATTTATGTATCAGGTAATAATTTAATGATGCCTGTAAGATGTAAAATTAGAAGTCAGACAGAAGCTATGCACCTTTTATTAAGAATAAATATGCACTTGTAAATGAGAACAGTCCCAAGTTTAGATCAGAAAACACTGGGTGAAAGGTCATGGTTTTGAGTCCTCCATATGTCAGCAGCGGTGATGCTGAGATTGTTTTGGGTTGGTTTGGCCACCATGATTTTCCAAACCTGAGTAGATTAGTAGCTCCAGCATCACCGACCGGTGCGGTTCTTCTGAGCAGAGCTGAGGTATGTTCTCTGAGCACGGTAACAAGAGGCGCAGCAGATGTTGGAGTAGTAGGGGTAAATGCAGAGCTGGGCTTGAAGCACCACCACGCAGTTATAATACTGGTCACTGCAGTCTGAGTCTGTGAAGGGACAAGCATCACTAATCCACCTCTATTCACATTCAATTAATGATGGCcaatcaatgcaaataaattCTAATGACATCATCTTTGAAGTCAATCACTTTAATTTACAGTTGAATATTTATTACGTGAATTGATCAGGCTGTACTGATCAGACTTACTTATCTCAGCTATGCACGGCTGCTTGTTGCATTCTTCTCGGCTCTCTGGGGTCAAACTGGGGTCACAACGGTCACTGGGAGCAACATTGTCACTTAGGCAACGCACCTCGCGTACGCGGTAGCCACCGTCACACGAGCGCGAACACTGACGTGACAGAGCAGAGTGACACAGGACCGAACATCAGCCCCACGTAATCGGCATAGTAACATCTGTAATGTATCAATTATCAGTGTCCGGTCGTGCACTGGCTTCACTCCAAAGCAACACGTGCAGAGATTTAAATACTGCATGTTAGAAAATCATGCAGCAGGTGTAAAAAACATTTGGATTCTTCTGATGTTTCAGCCATCTTACAATTGATTTCATCGAAACTCCATCCAGGTGGCATCACTGAGACTTTTGTGCCTTTAGATCAGGATCGTTATCAGAGATGATCAGCCAAAGGAGGATGCACTGACACTTACTGCACTCCAGTCTGTGACAAACCACTGCACACCACAGGGTTTCAGCATGCACAGCTGCACTGCCATCGGCCGAGAGACGCTGGAACATTTTAACCCGTCCACAACCTCCATACGTCCACTGGTACTGGAAATACAGGCCAGGCTCCTGGTCTGTGTGCCATTCCCACACTCTGCAGAGCACTGAACACGGAGACACACCAACAGGTGCTGCGTGCACATAGAGAACTTCACATGGTGCGTGCATGAATGTTACCTGTCCCCACGGGCCAGCGTACCACTCCAGACGGTTCTGGCAGGGGCCCGAGTCACACAGAGTCACCTCTGGGGGCCGTTCTCCTTCACAGCTGTCCAGGGGTAGGTGGGTCATGTGATTTGTCAAGCATATTGCCACCCGAGTTCGATTTCCTTGGCCGCACTCAGCAGAACACTGGTTGCAGTCAAAGGTGGCACgtgcgcacaaacacaccaaaaaacGTTAATTAATAATCAAAGCATGTAATGACTGTGATGTGAATGTACAACACACATTAGCAATAGCTCTGTATCTTAACCATCCCTGTTCACAGGTGTGGAGACGTTACATGTTCATGGTCATGTGAATCTTCAGACTTTATTAGCCCAAATGTTTCGAATCCTTCATAGCGTGCACACTTGCGCGTTACCCGTGGGCTCCAGAGGGAGGTGAACCAGCTCCGTGCACACACTCCCATATCACAGTTCTGCTGTGATTCCGGCTTCAGGTTTGTGTTACACTCTTCATCCGTCTCAACGTCACCCTGgttgctcacacacaccacctctcTGCGACGCTGGCCAACACCACACGGTACCGAACACTGTGGGGCAGAGGTGGgtgacatttgatttttttttgtgtacGTGGAAAATACAAGATaatttacagaaataaaaatatcttCCTGCAGAAGGACGCGTGTTTGCTCACTGGGCTCCACTCCGATCGGACTTCCCACTGGCTGCAAATCTTCAGCTGACACATTGATCTGGTCACAGGTCTGTCAGACGAACCGCACAGCTCTGTTGCCACAGTGACGGAAGTCTCTGTCCCATTGGTGTGAACACGGATGACCTGGCGGCAGATGACCTGGCGGTGCTGAAAGCCAGGTCCACACCTCTTGCTGCACTCTGACCACTCCCCGAGGTCCCAACTTTTATCCAATCACAAAGAATAAACGACAGGTTGAAGGTTGCGTGTGCAAGAATCAAACTTAACTCACTATGCAGGACACGGCCGGTTGTCGcagtcttcctcctcatctggtGGCTTAAGCGCAGAGTCACAAAGGTCAGCTGGAACCGTTGCCTGGAAATCTTTCTCAACACACTTCCAGAGGATATGACGCCTGCCTGGCAAGTTCATGCACGCACATAGACAGAAAGTGAATGTGTGTTGGACTTTTTCAAGCCCAGACACTGCTCAGGCTAGTGCACAGACGCTCAAGTAATGAAAAAGGTGCCACCTGTTGGGCTAAATTGAGCATCAGCTGCTGTCGTATCATCATTGTTTAAGTTCTTTCTCACCAGTGCCGCAGGAAGCACTGCACTCTATTTGGCTGCTCCTGGTCCAGGTGTAGGTGGGGCGACTTTTAGATGGACCCAGGGTGGGTCTTCCTTccttgatgatgtcattattgTCTTCATGGTGGACCTCTTCACCTGAGTGGGATTAGTTGGGTAACATGTGGTAGTTAAaagctgatgaagaagaacaggtGATGAATTTAGAAATCATTTTGAAGGCGTTTTAAAGGTTCCAAGCTCAGATTGATGCTCTGACTGATGATAAACACAGGTCAGCAACAGTGAAGTCTGAATCCATTCATTTCATAATAATAATGGACTGTTACTGGACAGTTTGAATCCTGCCTGTGAAGGACCGATGCCCTCTGTTATACTGAAATATGATCCCACTGCCTGTTACCAATAAATGTGAAGCATTCCAGAGATTCCATAAAGACTTTTGACCCTGTCCCAACCTGGTTCAAATGTGTTGTTGGCATAAACTTCATAATAAGCAAAAACAGAATtaatcctgttttatttttgcccTAAATTTATGTGAACCGAGAATTGAACTGAATGCGTAAAATGCTGTTTGATAAATGTTTTGTTGCAATTTTGGAGGGCATTTGTGTTGTTatgttaaaaattaaaaactagAATTATGGATTTTGGAGAGAATCCAAACACATTCTGCCTTATTAGGTGTTTGATCTGTGGGGAAATTGATAAAAAAACAAGCTTGGACTGGCAGAATTGCAGATTTGCAggcctaataataataatcactaTTGCAAAAAGTAAATTAGAGTGTGTTACTTTTAGTCAAGTATTAGCTAGTGAAATTAAATCTGGCACATCTGATATATGTTGATGCAAAGGTGAATATTTAGAGTGAGAATGGCAGAGTGACGACATTATAATGCATGTTGGGGGAAGCACTTACTCTGTGACGGCCTATCAGTTGGAATAGCTGGTTCAggggtggagtgtgtgttgtgcacGGGAACCTTGTATTCATAGTAAACACTGACCCCTGGCTGCTGGTAGATCAGCTGTGGGACAGAGTGACAGGGATTAATAAGACGCATGTTTCAAGACGCTGAGAAAGATTGTTTGCTCACATATAGATGCATGTCTTCAGTCAGCGGCCCAGGGGCAGTGATGGACTCTCCTCTACGAGAGCGGATTTCATTGGGTCGTAGATACATAAGCTGTGTTCCTGCAGCTAAGAACATTCCTGGCCTGTCAATCACCCAGTTTCCATTGATGATGGACGCCCCAGTTTTAGTCACCAGAGCTGGAGGGAGAAGTTTAGGATTCAGAAAAAAATCactctttggtgtgtgtgtgtgtgtgcgcgcgcgcgcgcgcgcgcgtgtgcgtgtgcgtgtgtaccCACCCAGGTAATTCCGGCTCTTTTTTGTCTCCTGTATGTGGATGTTGCGAGCTCCAGCAGGAATCTCAGAAATCTTATGGTATCCAATACGTAGGAAAAGGTGAGAAAAGTTCCCTCTTACCACCTGAACCTGCTGCCAACACGTACAGGATTTCCACACATTTATATACACAAAGCCACAGGAACACATCAGCATACCTCCATGTTGCTATGTGAGCCCCAGCAGACAAGTTTCAATAGTATAATCAGAAATTCCATTAAATCACATCactttcctctcattttctttcAAGTTTTACTCATAAACTACCATTTGTTCCTCTCCCAATTTCCCCATCTGTTCAAATTTGGTTCTATTTTAGGCTCCCTTCCCAACATACTTCCTCTTTAATATTGATATTAATGATTTATTAGGCTGATGATCTTAAACAAACCAGTGCAGCATTTTTAATTTTGATCCAATAaactaaaaacaacaaccctccTTCATGATTCAAAACAGTGTTTTCTGTCTTCAACACAGTCAGTCATTAAACTACAGCTAGGGACATGTTAAACTTGCCATCCTACCTCTGGAGGGGAGCTGTTGGCTTCTTTATCCCCAGTTTGTGCACCTGTAGGCAGGTAGAGGATAAAGTGTAAGAGGAACAGAGATCGGCCCTGTTGCAGGGAGCTGAGCTGCCGCCACATCCGAACCATGCTGAGACTGCGGGAAGAGGACGGTCACactcacgcagacacacacgtgtgttaATGGGGGAGTGTTGTGTTTGAAGGGTTGGCTCGGGTGGTGGGAGGGAAAAGAAGTTTGAGTGAGAATATGGGAGGAAATTTTAGAGAAAGCCTGAAAGTCTCTTCCAGTGGAACTCAATGTTTCAGCTCTGCTGCGATCTGGTCGTGGCCTCGTTGTGATAACGTGAGGATCTGGATCTGCATTACTCCTGATCTCTTTGCCCACTTCTTTGCTTTCACTTTGGTTTTCCTCTTGAAACTATTTCGTCTTCTCATTTCACAGATTACGATTAGAACAATGGATGAACATTTGAAATCAAACATAAATCATGAATCAGTTGGACGAGGatagaaataaatgtgtcaaatccATGAACAGTTTCTGACCTTCATTTCCCACTACGAAACAGCTCAACCGCTTTGCATTTTGTGTGATCGGTCTCTGTGATTCTGTCTTAAAACATTTgtgaaacacaagaaaatatcCATGGAATGAAATATTCAGCGTTTCGGTTGAGGAGGCATTTATGACGTAAACTCAGCGGACACCCTGATGACattagtttacttttaatttatttatgagTAAAATATTGTGGGGAAGTTTTGAAATTAAAACCAGCTCATGAAGATAAACACCCCCAAAATCCAAGTGAGACAAACCTCAGTCTGGAAAATCAAATGTGATGTaaagatgtttaaatgttttgagTGATGAAAGAAAGTTTCATATGCACAAATTTCCCTGAATGTGTTCAAGTGTGTTTCAATTGTTGATAATTCATTTTGCATGTGAACCCAGAATGACCACAAAAGCATTAGTACAATCAGTTACTGAGCTCAGGACAGGACTGAGATGTTTTTCGTTTCCAGTTTCCAgcattttccctctgttttcaatttcagtttttaaaaacctttttgttCCCCTGcttgtcttttgtcttttgtcttctgtcttccattccctctttccctccagcTGTGGGCTGTTTGTCTCTCCGTCTTGTCCTGTCCAGGCCAGGTGCCCCGCAAACCAAATGAGTGGTTCTGTCATCTCGCTGACACCTGGACTTCCCAATAACCACTGGTTACTCTTCTAACTACCAACCTCTCCCCTAATGACCATGAGAAATGTTGGTGACCTACCGATTAATCACAGAAATTCCTCTGCTGGCATCACTTTTGAAACATCCGTTCTTTCTGGACTGACTGAATTGGTTCACACCAATTCAGTATCAGCATTTAGGAGGCTCTTGGTGCGAAACAGTGGCCAGGAGAGAAATGGACGCTGTCATGTTCACAGGCTGAGAAAAATGCCACAGAGAGAGTGATTGTCCTCATTATGGATGAATGACAAGAGAAGACAGGTCTTGTTAGTGGTCTCTCAGCTCACCTCTCACCTTCACCTAATTACAGGCTTGACAAGATATGCAGCTGAGgccagacgcacacacacacacacctcctgacATCATAAACATCTCTGTGGTTAGCTTGCAACACTGCAAGCACATTGTTGtccaggaagagagaggagagggcacTGGGAATGCTAAAGTCACAGACTTTATGATCTGGGTCAAAAAGTGATCTGTGATCAGGGTTCCACATGTGTGCTACATGTCTGAGATTTAATCTGTCCTCTCAGCTTCGAACTTCAGAGACTGCAGACTTTGCTTAGAAGATCTAACCAACAGTGTGAATACTTGAGTGGCATCAGCCAATGGTGACATCGGGCTCTTGAGGAAGAGCTGCTGGTGCGCCGTAGTCAAATGCCCTCACACTGTCTCTGGAGGACAAGCAGGGTTCCTTCTTTTATAGTAAGAGGTCAAGCATGTCATCCGAATCAATTTCATCCATTTGACCCTGTGGTGCTTCCTCAATGGATATGTGCTGAGTCAGGATATCACCCAGGGGGTCCTCTTCTGCTAACCCCCCCTCAATATGGAAACGTTGGTGATGGTCTGATCAGTAAGATCTCATCGTCCCTGTGCCCCTTCCATCATCTTTCCAATCCTTCTCAGAATAGTTCAACTCTTGGATCAATAAACTATGTTTAACCATGTTAATTCCACATAAGCAACTCTGCTGGAAGACGGTGATAATAATGACAAAGGCCGATTAAATTCAGTAATTTGATGTGATTCATTGATTAATCTGTTGGGTTGTTGGCAGAACATTGACCACTAGCAATGGATATATCTGTCATAGTCCTGGCTTTGCTGTGTCTCTGGAGCCTCATTTACCCCCCCATGTGACCTTCTTTAGACTCACCTGAGCAGGAGACAGGTGGACTCACTTGAACCAGCTGCAGCTAATCCCAATCAGCTTTCTTTAAAATGCTGGTCTGGCGGCCCTCCAATGCCAGAGAATTCTCCAGGTCTGTGCCATGCCTCATCCTCCAGTGTTTTTTCTCATCACAGTTTGTCTGCTTGTCTTCTGTTTTCTCCTTCCTCAGTGCCTCCCTAAGTATGAGGAGTGCTGGTTTGCTTCCCATGAAGCCTCTCTGTGTAGTTCCTTCACCCTTAAATTTTCCAGTACATTTTgtcttccttttttattttgtggttTTCTGCATTTGGATTTAAATTACTGTGGAGTGTTTAATAAACTTTACAGACTTTAACATGTACTTGTTCATTCTCCTGCATTTTAAATCTTGCCTGCAGCTGGCCAGCCCTTTTATAGTGTCTGGACATTTGTTTGACGTTTGCTAGCAGCAGTTCGTATGTTATACATCtttgtttaaataaatcatCAGCAACATTGAACAGCTCATGGATACAGTTAGTAACACTTTCATTGTGAACTGTACCCACAAAGTGTTGAGGGCACATACTGTAGGTCCTTTGGGTCATCTTGATGACCAGCGTCACCATGATTGGGTCAGAAATTAACTTAAAACTGGTCTGTATGGTCTTTTGAGGCTGTTACAGAGGAGCTCTCCATCTCAATCAGTGGATGAATGCCCATCCCAGCCACCTCCACGTGGTGGGCCATCCATTTAAAGGATGGCTGGTCTTGATTGTCTGTTTGTTGGCTCCTGTCTGGTAATACAGCACAAAATTGACCTCCAGGCTTCGTTTATATAAAGATGCTGAGTTAATGTGGCGAATAACCAAACATTCTTATCAGTTCCTTCATCTCAGCTAAAGTTGAAATCCATGCTGGATAAACCTGCCAACACTGTAGTTCTTAAATTGCTGTACATTAGAAAGGATCCTTCAACATCCGGACTTCATTTCAAGAGAATCCACAAAAAATGCTGGTGAATGATGCAGACTTTAAAACGGTGTAATCATTGCCCATGGTTTGAAGGACAAGGTCAGACCCAAACCAAATAGTTCATATTCCTACTGAAAGAAGATCTTAGTGTCCGATATAATTTTACTAAGAGGGGTGGACCTAATGA is a window from the Takifugu rubripes chromosome 17, fTakRub1.2, whole genome shotgun sequence genome containing:
- the adamtsl7 gene encoding thrombospondin type-1 domain-containing protein 4 isoform X4 gives rise to the protein MVRMWRQLSSLQQGRSLFLLHFILYLPTGAQTGDKEANSSPPEVQVVRGNFSHLFLRIGYHKISEIPAGARNIHIQETKKSRNYLALVTKTGASIINGNWVIDRPGMFLAAGTQLMYLRPNEIRSRRGESITAPGPLTEDMHLYLIYQQPGVSVYYEYKVPVHNTHSTPEPAIPTDRPSQSEEVHHEDNNDIIKEGRPTLGPSKSRPTYTWTRSSQIECSASCGTGRRHILWKCVEKDFQATVPADLCDSALKPPDEEEDCDNRPCPAYWDLGEWSECSKRCGPGFQHRQVICRQVIRVHTNGTETSVTVATELCGSSDRPVTRSMCQLKICSQWEVRSEWSPCSVPCGVGQRRREVVCVSNQGDVETDEECNTNLKPESQQNCDMGVCARSWFTSLWSPRCSAECGQGNRTRVAICLTNHMTHLPLDSCEGERPPEVTLCDSGPCQNRLEWYAGPWGQCSAECGNGTQTRSLACISSTSGRMEVVDGLKCSSVSRPMAVQLCMLKPCGVQWFVTDWSACSRSCDGGYRVREVRCLSDNVAPSDRCDPSLTPESREECNKQPCIAEINSDCSDQYYNCVVVLQAQLCIYPYYSNICCASCYRAQRTYLSSAQKNRTGR
- the adamtsl7 gene encoding thrombospondin type-1 domain-containing protein 4 isoform X2; this translates as MVRMWRQLSSLQQGRSLFLLHFILYLPTGAQTGDKEANSSPPEVQVVRGNFSHLFLRIGYHKISEIPAGARNIHIQETKKSRNYLGGYTRTRTRARARARTHTHTPKSDFFLNPKLLPPALVTKTGASIINGNWVIDRPGMFLAAGTQLMYLRPNEIRSRRGESITAPGPLTEDMHLYLIYQQPGVSVYYEYKVPVHNTHSTPEPAIPTDRPSQSEEVHHEDNNDIIKEGRPTLGPSKSRPTYTWTRSSQIECSASCGTGRRHILWKCVEKDFQATVPADLCDSALKPPDEEEDCDNRPCPAYWDLGEWSECSKRCGPGFQHRQVICRQVIRVHTNGTETSVTVATELCGSSDRPVTRSMCQLKICSQWEVRSEWSPCSVPCGVGQRRREVVCVSNQGDVETDEECNTNLKPESQQNCDMGVCARSWFTSLWSPRCSAECGQGNRTRVAICLTNHMTHLPLDSCEGERPPEVTLCDSGPCQNRLEWYAGPWGQCSAECGNGTQTRSLACISSTSGRMEVVDGLKCSSVSRPMAVQLCMLKPCGVQWFVTDWSACSRSCDGGYRVREVRCLSDNVAPSDRCDPSLTPESREECNKQPCIAEINSDCSDQYYNCVVVLQAQLCIYPYYSNICCASCYRAQRTYLSSAQKNRTGR
- the adamtsl7 gene encoding thrombospondin type-1 domain-containing protein 4 isoform X3; protein product: MVRMWRQLSSLQQGRSLFLLHFILYLPTGAQTGDKEANSSPPEQVQVVRGNFSHLFLRIGYHKISEIPAGARNIHIQETKKSRNYLALVTKTGASIINGNWVIDRPGMFLAAGTQLMYLRPNEIRSRRGESITAPGPLTEDMHLYLIYQQPGVSVYYEYKVPVHNTHSTPEPAIPTDRPSQSEEVHHEDNNDIIKEGRPTLGPSKSRPTYTWTRSSQIECSASCGTGRRHILWKCVEKDFQATVPADLCDSALKPPDEEEDCDNRPCPAYWDLGEWSECSKRCGPGFQHRQVICRQVIRVHTNGTETSVTVATELCGSSDRPVTRSMCQLKICSQWEVRSEWSPCSVPCGVGQRRREVVCVSNQGDVETDEECNTNLKPESQQNCDMGVCARSWFTSLWSPRCSAECGQGNRTRVAICLTNHMTHLPLDSCEGERPPEVTLCDSGPCQNRLEWYAGPWGQCSAECGNGTQTRSLACISSTSGRMEVVDGLKCSSVSRPMAVQLCMLKPCGVQWFVTDWSACSRSCDGGYRVREVRCLSDNVAPSDRCDPSLTPESREECNKQPCIAEINSDCSDQYYNCVVVLQAQLCIYPYYSNICCASCYRAQRTYLSSAQKNRTGR
- the adamtsl7 gene encoding thrombospondin type-1 domain-containing protein 4 isoform X1 produces the protein MVRMWRQLSSLQQGRSLFLLHFILYLPTGAQTGDKEANSSPPEQVQVVRGNFSHLFLRIGYHKISEIPAGARNIHIQETKKSRNYLGGYTRTRTRARARARTHTHTPKSDFFLNPKLLPPALVTKTGASIINGNWVIDRPGMFLAAGTQLMYLRPNEIRSRRGESITAPGPLTEDMHLYLIYQQPGVSVYYEYKVPVHNTHSTPEPAIPTDRPSQSEEVHHEDNNDIIKEGRPTLGPSKSRPTYTWTRSSQIECSASCGTGRRHILWKCVEKDFQATVPADLCDSALKPPDEEEDCDNRPCPAYWDLGEWSECSKRCGPGFQHRQVICRQVIRVHTNGTETSVTVATELCGSSDRPVTRSMCQLKICSQWEVRSEWSPCSVPCGVGQRRREVVCVSNQGDVETDEECNTNLKPESQQNCDMGVCARSWFTSLWSPRCSAECGQGNRTRVAICLTNHMTHLPLDSCEGERPPEVTLCDSGPCQNRLEWYAGPWGQCSAECGNGTQTRSLACISSTSGRMEVVDGLKCSSVSRPMAVQLCMLKPCGVQWFVTDWSACSRSCDGGYRVREVRCLSDNVAPSDRCDPSLTPESREECNKQPCIAEINSDCSDQYYNCVVVLQAQLCIYPYYSNICCASCYRAQRTYLSSAQKNRTGR